DNA sequence from the Terriglobales bacterium genome:
GAATCCGAAAAAGCGGGTGAGCGTGGCTCCGGTAACGTCCTCGCCCCCGCGCAGGAAGATGACAATCCATTTCCCGATTACCGGCACTTGCCCGGCCACTTCCGTGCCCACCTTGGTAGCGAAAAATGCCAGCGTGTTCCACGGCAGCAGGTAGCCGCTGAAACCGAAGCCCATCGCCAGGAACAACAGCACCGCGCCGGTAATCCACGTCAGCTCCCGCGGCTTCCGGTAAGCCTTCAGAAAGAGCACGCTGAACATGTGGGCGAACGCGGTCAGGATCATCAGGTTCGCCGACCAGGAGTGGATCGAGCGCACCAGCCATCCGAACTGCACCTGGGTGGTGATGTACTGCACGCTTTCGAACGCCTCGTTGGCGCTCGGCCGGTAGTACAGCAGCAGCAGGATGCCGGTGCAGACCTGGATTACGAACAGGAACAGCGTTATGCCGCCGAGAAAATACCAGTGCGACAGGCGGTGCATGGGGACGGTTTTCTTGCGCAGCGGCTTGGTCAGTTCGGCCAAGCCGAAGCGCTCGTCGAGCCAGTCTCTTACCACCACGAA
Encoded proteins:
- a CDS encoding cytochrome bc complex cytochrome b subunit → MSGFVVVRDWLDERFGLAELTKPLRKKTVPMHRLSHWYFLGGITLFLFVIQVCTGILLLLYYRPSANEAFESVQYITTQVQFGWLVRSIHSWSANLMILTAFAHMFSVLFLKAYRKPRELTWITGAVLLFLAMGFGFSGYLLPWNTLAFFATKVGTEVAGQVPVIGKWIVIFLRGGEDVTGATLTRFFGFHVAVLPGITTLLLGIHILLVQKFGISVPPSVESQWERDPASAREMKFFPNFALREAVAWYIALGVLGALAALSPWGLGAKADPFAPAPAGIKPEWYFLFMFQTLKLIPAKIWFIDGELLGVLGFGLAGAIWVLLPFLERKNSNLGRAFVTGLGVFALAYIATMTMYGYVAK